The nucleotide sequence ACGATTCCATAATTCTATCAttgtccaaataaaaaaaatgatgttcaTCATTAATAAAACACCGATAGGtccaatgaaatatatattggTTTGTTTGGTTgctaaaatatcaataaatttcaataatttttttatgtacataGAAAATGTTTAGGAATATTGCGGGACTagttataacaataaagaaGGATGGTTTCCTGGGTACATAAGCATATATACTAACGTTTTGTGTAGTTAAATACTTACACTGGAACCAGCACCTACTTATACCAATTCCTGGGTGAATGCCTTCTAAGGCTCTGAGACGGCCAAAGTGTACGAATAGCAACCAACAAATAGCAAGAAATGGGGATCCGATACTATAAATGTGATACAATAATTTCCAGTTTTTAATACCAACCAAACATTTCGGTTgtctgaaaataaacaattttgactaaaaaacttgttttttaaaatgcatAATTATACCAATATAGTGATTAAAATTTATGACAAGTCATTACAAAACGATACTGATGAATTTTGATGCGCATATGCGATAGTTTCGACACTAAATATTTGACCATATATTTTGGTAATAAGTCcctttaagaaaattttttggagGCTCTGCGAACATCTCCCATTAGTTCTTGGACGACTTGAACAtctattttgcatatttttctataatttctatgctgtaattgttcataattttcgGCTTGCTTCTTCAATGATTCATTCATATAATGTATTCACCTTAGTTCACGAAAGCATCTTGGGATCCGTGCTAATTGGTTTGGAGTATAATATTTAGGACgcttctgtctttttcggtctTTCGACCATTTCTTGTTAACTTCCGAGATATTGTACTCTTTGCAGTATGGTATTCACTCGCTAATTTTCTTACGGAAACTCCGACTCTGTATTTTGCtctttttatcagttttttggCTCTTTCACGcataaaaattgttgattttcaCTTTTTGGAAGGTTCAGAGACAGTATTCCTTCTTCACATCAGGTAAATGGTTCtgtgtaaaatattttcgttttgaaAAATGCGAATTATAATTCAAGCTTATAAGAATAAACACATGAGAACATTTTGATCTTGAATTATTAGAACCTATTTTTTTAAACTCCtaaattttttgccaaaattaTTGCGACATGCGTTAGATGGACTCGCTAAAAAAATATCGGATTAAGGGAATATTTGAAACTGACCTCTATCAACAAAAGTTTCAAATACAAGttgtgatgaaaaaaaaaacgattaaagAATTTTTATAGCAGCAGTTACTTAACCCCATACTAGTATGTCTCAAACCTTCATCTGTTGAGATACGCAGTAATAAGTTTGAATCCATTCCGGTTCGTCAGTTTGCTGTTATAGCCATTTTAGTAAGATCAACGAATTACCATTTAGCTCAAACAAAACTTAATGGTAATTGAAAAAAGTGCAAAGGAAGACCACAAAATGTTATTATGGTTATGGTTTTAGTAACTATTTATATATGGGATGATCTGGACGTATCGGTTAAGGATATAGAAAAGTTTAGAcgacaataaaaattaaaatatgaaaaaatggacAAAACTTCGATCAAACAGACAAGACTATTCGAGTGGTTGGTTTATCATTTAAAATCTCATCCAGGTCCGACATATGATTTGCAAATTAGAACCAAAAAAATCGTGAACTGATGGATCGTTTTTATGCAGGTCCGGATTTTAATGCCAAAATTGTTAATGGATATGAAAGTTGAGTTATGGAAAACGAAACAAACCTCGTCTTAAAAAACCAAACATGAAGGTTATACTCATTGTTTTGGTAGATGCACGATATGATCAGGGTTCGTTCCAAGAAAAACTACTGCGGACTCCGAATTTTAGAAGTAGGGACTGCAGTATAGGGATCACTTCTTCCCCATCAAGATAACGCGTCATGCCACAAATCACTCTTGATTCGTGAGTTTTTGGCCGCTAGAAGTTTGTCTACACCTGTTTAACTAACCAGATTCAGTATCATGAGACTTGgattctcgaaaaaaaaaatcgttttgacACTATTCCTGACATTATGAAGGACACAACAGAGCAGTCGAGAGCAATTTCGCAATGGCTTTCTGTGATGGACTCAACTTTTTacttagtttttattaaataattcaccgtaattttttatcatatcgTGTACTTACGGATACTTTcctaatttataaaaacattacaaGTTATGCGGCAACGTTAGTAGTCGAAATATTAATTCCtaattaataactatttttgtttACTACTCACATCACTTCTCTCCATATGTGGAAACACAATACGTTCAACCAGAAGAAACAATACATGaaggaaaaatataataaataagctAAAAACTCGCAAAGTCCTTCACGTATATATCCACTCAGATTTATTATAGATAACGTAAGATAAGCTATTGCCATTCCTGACAAGGTATGTAATAGAACTAAgtcctaaaatcaaaaaaaaaatggaatagatatttcaaataagctaattgatatttccaaaaataaaaatatacataagaaATTTTTGAGGGGTTGTACTCATCGGAGTAGCAAATCCTCTAGCTCGAGGAAGAGTTCTGTGTTTGACAAGCGACGGGAAGTCCTCTCTGGTGATTGGAGATTGGTCAATGCTTGAAAATATCGGTTTATTGTTATCCTAGATTGTGAGAAATCGATAAGGAATACCCTCTTCCAATCCAAAAACACACGCAGTAAACCAAAGTGACGCCACTGACCCAACGAGCACTCACGTTGCGATAACCCAATATTTCTATTCAAGTTCTTTCAATTGTGCTATAGAAAGATTCATGAATGTGTTCAACAAATTTACGGACAGCGACCCTTCGATCTTTGAGCAGCTCATTGTTGATCTTCTGGACAATTGCATCCGAAACTGGCAGTCCTCCACTCCGTTCGGTTCTCAGCGAAAGTCCAATTATTGAACTGATCGGACATGCATTTTTGACCATAAATCTTAGTCAATTGCTGATGAATCTCCACTTCCTTGAGTAAAGCAACCAGATCACTATTCGAATCTCGAACTTGGCGAGAGCGCAGAACAACACTCATATCTCTGAAGGCTTTTTAGATCGGGATCAGGAACctgaatttttgataattaatccGAATCATGTTCActgttgttcggaaactgatggAAATAATCCGGTCATGTCAGTTGATAGTATATCGGTGGTAAAAGCAATAAACTGAGAGGTTGTTTCTTATGTTTATGTTGTTTGAACTGATACAGGTCTCACACTATGGACTAAAAAAGGAATTGAATATCGGGACCTGATATGAAACTATATTTACCTGGAGATATAGTACAAACGGAGCcactaaataaacaattatcgttagaataataaaaaatacagagATAAGTTGTAAAACTGTGAAAACAGTTCTGGTTATACGACTCCATTCATCAGATTCTGATTCATCTGCACATATTAGAAAAACTTCTGTATTTTTTGGCGCTAAAAATGTTTTGCAGTATCTGAAAAGTAAAAGCGTCACATAATTCCAAAACTAGGTGTAAGTTTGGGGTAATTACACAGGATATAGAAAAGCGTTACGTACTGGTCAGGAGACAATACAAAGTCGTCGAATTTAATATCGCCGTTATTTTCGGTATAAGTAATTGATGAATCATTTAAATCGgagtagaatttttttttgcaattcaATTCCTTTGCCATAGAACCGTCCTTACAGTGTCCATATTTTAGGAGTATATTAGGTTCCTGACAACAATTTGACATTCCATTTATCAAATGACTTTTTGACAATATTACAAGAAATATCGTTTGGAAAATCATCTCATTCATTCTCATTAATCTGAAACAAGGAGTCtattataaataacatatttatttgtatataaaccAATCATTAAGCCAATATGGGTTTATGGAATGGAGCTGCAAATACAATATATCAATAGTTCAGAGAAGCCATTCAAAAATATGGTAACCAATGCAGCTTGGTATACATCAAACCAGAAGATTCAAACAGGTCTCAAATACATTAAGGTTGCTATTAAAGAAAAAAGCATCAAATACCCCTACAAACTCGAGAATGATATGAATGCAGTACTCTACCAATCAATCGAACcttaaaataatagaaaactcaaaataaaatgatcATCAGACCTGATAGAAGCTTTTCTTTGGAGAAGACCTCATTAAGTCACTGAGATAACAAAAACTATAGTGAAGAAATCTTGCAGGAcaattctataataattttcatattattaataaaaacttttcctATAATAATTACGCATATCTGCAAAAAAGTAGTGATAGAGAGTTTGCAGAAAAAGTAAGATCAAGAATAAGCGTTGCAATACTTTTGTGGACTTTTCCTTACTCTTCTTGTAATTAATTCTCCAACGCGTCTTGGCATGCCACGAATTAGCTCATCATATTGGGTATATTGTTCCACTCTTCTTGAACAGCTGCAGTTAGGTCCCGGAGAGTTAAAGGGGGGCCCTCTCTATTGGATATTGCTCTGCCAAGATAATCCCATACATGTTCGATGGGATTCATGTCTTGCGAGTTTGCTGGCTAGTTTAATGTTTGGATATTTCCCTCTTGTAGCATATTCTGTACACTTGGTACGCGATGTGGTCTGGCATTATCATCTTGCAAAGGTTGCACGATTGCTTGGATAATGTTTTGAGCGTATATGACACCGGTCATTGTTCGCTCAATAAGAATAAGTGGAGTGCGACGACCATACATTATACCCCCCTAAAACATAACTGAACCACCTTGATAAGGGACAACGCCTCTTGCGAAAATTAGTCGCTCTCGTCTACCTGGGCCTCTCCAAATTCTTTCCCGGCGACTATCACTCTGTTGGCCAAATCGTGACTCTATGTCGAGGTAGAACCCGCCTTATCGAGGTTCTTGGCAACGCCTAGCAATCTCATGATTTGAGAGACCCTCTTGGTGTAGGGCCACAATTCTTGCTCTATCAAATTGAGAAATCGGATTTCCTGGCATCTTAGACAAACTTCAAGGAATACTTTCTATACACACTACAATCCAAAACTGACTTCTTTTACAAAATTCTGAATATTATCATACAAAAACAAGTTTTTGCTTcctaattgattttatttatatgataagATAAGAAGGTATTTCTAAACAAAAAGtgctgaaattaaaataatcatgTGACAAATAAACAAGGGGGTCAAGACTTTTGGAGGTCTGTATATTTTATgctgaaatatttatcttttgaaaataatttagcttacaaataaaatataaaattgatcgAGAGACACCGTCATCAATAATTTTaagtataaatttattaagaaaagaaATTGATACTTTGAACCTGTTTATAGACAGTACcagttttttcattatagaaaGAATGTCATAAGATCTGTTTACATATAATGAGACCTTGACATGTGTACTCAAATACTTCTTATGGAAATGTTAGTGAAttcctaaaaatattcctttctgTCTTATTTTCATCATGTTTTCTGTTTCGAAATGTTGTTTCGCAGTTTGCTGCTCCAGACTCTTTTCTTGGTCTGTATTGTTGCAAAGCACACTTTATTATACCTTGTATTAATGATGTTGGATaacaattaaaagtaatttatttcaaaatcacaTGGTTTTGAACCAGaccttttttctttattaccttattttcttcactttctttcgatgattttttgtttgtgaGTGTATCTGGAACTTCAcgacataatttttatttgaattttaatgtaTTAAAGCAACTCAATTCCTTTTgaagaaacttaaaatttttgacatcttgaaaaacaagatgtttaaaaaaattgtacggcgttattttcattatcttccCATTACCTTGAATTGTAAAGAGATTAGATTGTTAAATTTCCCCCCTGTAGTTTATCCCTATAATTATGCAGTTATCGAATACTCTAGAATGATCTTAACCTACAGAATATTTGGATTCGATTGAAAAGCAGCGCAGGATAGTAGTAGACATTTGagttttaaaaaacttatttttgaaatgaatatttggcTGCCGGAAAACTGGATTTAACTATGGAAAATGTTTTAAGACAATATTACCACTGTAGATCGATATAAAGCTTAGAAAATGTGAGTTACAATGCGACAGTTCCAGGAGGAGTAATTGTGAAGATATGTCTTTGATGGATAAATAAAGCATCCGTTCTAATACGGAACGTTCCAGTCAAGATGCAGCTGCAGAGGTCTTCAAGTTAGACTTGGTGCTTAATGCTGGAgagatattttatttggaaaccTGCAAATTTTCTATTTGGTTGTCAGATCGTCTAAAAGATGTCAATATTAATGGCAATTGACACAACTGTTCAAGGAAGGTTATAGAGATATAGGTATTCGTGAATTACAATGGCGACGACAGTTCTAGGAAGAGTAATTGTAACGACGTATCTTTGATTTCTGGTGAAGATGCAGTTACAGAGGTCTTCAAGTATGGTCCTATGATAGCGGGATATGGTTACAGTTGACTTGGACATATGAAGAAATCTCGTAATCACACAGGTTTTATATGGAAGTGAGATAAGGTTATGTTTACCAGTGAAGATGCAGCTGTAGAGATCTTCaggagaaataaaaattttacaaaacaaaacaactcCAAATTTATACAATGCGGTTGAGAAAAGAACTTTATACATCCGAGAGGCAAGTCTGAAATACTTTTATAATGGTTTATGTAGCAATAACGTaaagaatttttaatagaataataaaaagaaattgagaaTTGTAATTGTTGTGGTTCTaacgaaacaaaaattatctCTACTATATGTTAAAAGATTTGCaagatttataatataaatatgttcCCTTGTTTCCCTTTAAGCTACGTTGAAATGATTAATTACTTCTCAAAAGtgataaaaagtatttaaaacaCTCATGTTTTACGAGTTAAGTTGAAGATAAGCatttagatttcaaaaaatcataagtAAATATTTGACAAACACCTGATGAGTATATTTTCGAACATTAATTGAAACTACATACCCCAAACAACtgacacaaaaataaatcactAAGTTTCGCGAAGccgattatatattttatcacaaCATCGAGAGTACACAAGACAGATTCAAAcgtatacaatttttaattggaaatggAATGTGCAAAAATAATGTACCAGTGCTAGCATCTGAATTTAGTATGCGTTTGCGCAattcgttttgaaaatatattcctcgttcttttacatattttatgtataatttgtcattcacaaaaaataattttgagattaTGC is from Diorhabda carinulata isolate Delta chromosome 1, icDioCari1.1, whole genome shotgun sequence and encodes:
- the LOC130898475 gene encoding G-protein coupled receptor Mth2-like; this encodes MRMNEMIFQTIFLVILSKSHLINGMSNCCQEPNILLKYGHCKDGSMAKELNCKKKFYSDLNDSSITYTENNGDIKFDDFVLSPDQYCKTFLAPKNTEVFLICADESESDEWSRITRTVFTVLQLISVFFIILTIIVYLVAPFVLYLQDLVLLHTLSGMAIAYLTLSIINLSGYIREGLCEFLAYLLYFSFMYCFFWLNVLCFHIWREVIQPKCLVGIKNWKLLYHIYSIGSPFLAICWLLFVHFGRLRALEGIHPGIGISRCWFQSTKQTNIYFIGPIGVLLMMNIIFFIWTMIELWNRSKRCTETKILKYRLRLYVKLFFIMGITWIFEIFSTIFEDKSPNWLWLVTDIVNALQGVIIFLLLVIFRKTIKRTLANRKFIVWRFPPQWKNEKDSECEELDEDISLETKTRVNIDF